The Nitrospira tepida genome includes a window with the following:
- a CDS encoding DUF2235 domain-containing protein, with the protein MRGKNIVLCSDGTGNTAIKARGTNVFKLYEAVDIQGHKYDQTLKPQVAFYDDGVGTSRLTPLKLIGGAFGFGFRKNVKDLYTELAHVYEPGDHIYLFGFSRGAYTVRALSGMIEYCGILDIKKVGYESLKKRVHQCWTAFRQEAFQRVTKERRRDNRPIDDPMNEDCRRREDFGAVIDDEFVPNGMVTIEFVGVWDTVGAVGMPFEELRDLFNWIYPMRFSELTPSSRIKRACHALSIDDDRRTFHPELWNEQGIRATQVDQVWFAGVHSNVGGGYVKHGMSLVALDWMMAEAERCGLRFIKADRDYVQTHQDVHDELYDARAGLGLYYRWEPRDILKLCRAHHMTQPKIHVSVFERIANGTGWYAPANLPHRCLVVRTNDERAWPPDETLRAIEQQVARAEGPGAGQARNESLLDGMRGAVKSGKMSYYTFVAASIPAVGWWYGLPPFPEVAGAIAQWCPYPNLVIGGIYACVGWLVWSWSKRVDGRMESAAQNHWQRHREAMRKIFLDGRRQPTQQPPVEVNIGESLPQ; encoded by the coding sequence ATGCGAGGGAAAAACATCGTGCTCTGCTCGGATGGCACCGGCAATACCGCCATCAAGGCGCGTGGGACCAACGTCTTCAAACTCTATGAAGCAGTCGACATCCAAGGCCATAAGTACGATCAAACCTTAAAGCCGCAGGTGGCCTTCTATGACGACGGGGTGGGCACTTCTCGCCTGACTCCGCTCAAGTTGATCGGCGGGGCGTTCGGGTTCGGGTTTCGCAAGAACGTCAAGGACCTCTATACCGAGTTGGCTCATGTCTATGAGCCGGGCGACCATATCTACCTCTTCGGGTTCAGCCGGGGGGCCTATACGGTCAGGGCCCTGTCGGGCATGATCGAATACTGCGGCATTTTGGATATCAAGAAGGTCGGGTATGAATCGCTCAAAAAGCGGGTGCACCAATGTTGGACGGCGTTCCGCCAGGAGGCCTTCCAGCGTGTCACGAAGGAACGACGGCGCGACAACAGACCGATCGACGACCCCATGAATGAGGATTGCCGGCGGCGCGAGGACTTTGGAGCCGTCATCGACGACGAGTTCGTGCCCAACGGCATGGTGACCATTGAATTTGTCGGGGTGTGGGACACGGTCGGGGCGGTTGGGATGCCGTTTGAAGAACTGCGTGATCTGTTCAACTGGATCTACCCTATGCGGTTCTCAGAGCTGACGCCCAGCAGTCGCATCAAACGCGCCTGCCATGCCCTGTCTATCGACGATGACCGCCGCACGTTCCATCCGGAATTATGGAATGAGCAGGGGATTCGCGCCACCCAGGTGGATCAGGTGTGGTTCGCCGGCGTCCATTCCAACGTGGGCGGCGGCTATGTGAAACACGGCATGTCGCTGGTCGCCTTGGACTGGATGATGGCGGAGGCGGAACGGTGCGGGTTGCGCTTTATCAAGGCGGACCGCGACTATGTGCAGACCCATCAGGATGTGCACGACGAGCTGTACGATGCGCGCGCCGGCCTCGGTTTGTACTATCGGTGGGAGCCGCGCGACATCCTCAAGCTCTGTCGCGCCCACCACATGACGCAGCCCAAGATTCACGTGAGCGTCTTTGAGCGCATCGCCAACGGCACCGGTTGGTATGCGCCCGCCAACCTTCCCCATCGGTGTTTGGTGGTCCGGACAAATGACGAGCGAGCCTGGCCGCCGGACGAGACCCTCCGGGCGATCGAGCAGCAGGTGGCGCGAGCTGAAGGGCCGGGCGCGGGGCAGGCCAGGAACGAGTCCCTGCTCGACGGCATGCGCGGCGCGGTCAAGAGCGGAAAGATGTCCTACTATACCTTCGTGGCGGCCTCGATTCCCGCCGTCGGTTGGTGGTATGGCTTGCCGCCCTTTCCGGAGGTCGCCGGCGCCATCGCTCAGTGGTGTCCCTATCCGAACCTCGTCATCGGCGGCATCTATGCCTGCGTCGGCTGGCTCGTGTGGAGCTGGTCCAAGAGAGTGGACGGGCGGATGGAGTCCGCCGCCCAGAATCATTGGCAACGTCATCGCGAAGCGATGCGAAAAATCTTTTTGGACGGCCGGAGGCAACCGACTCAACAGCCTCCCGTCGAAGTGAACATCGGCGAGAGCCTTCCTCAATAG
- a CDS encoding outer membrane protein, translating into MRLAARSLTVLLVSLALWVVPNRAAAEWYMAGQVGATFADRLKDVEGTNSLTGLSAPDFDLKNSVAYGLKLGYFPGESWVGLEAEAFHTTPHIKNLDDIPGAHFRVTTVGLNLIARYPGRTYQPYIGIGGGVAIGRVGNSPTTTSDTDTASSLQLLAGLRAFVTPRVAVFPEYKYTDATFQFNGAFGSVGGFQADYAAQHLMFGMSYHF; encoded by the coding sequence ATGCGTCTTGCTGCCCGATCGCTCACCGTTCTGTTGGTCAGCCTGGCCCTGTGGGTGGTTCCGAACAGGGCCGCCGCCGAATGGTATATGGCCGGGCAGGTCGGGGCGACTTTCGCCGATCGCTTGAAAGATGTCGAAGGCACCAACAGCTTGACGGGATTGAGCGCTCCGGATTTCGACCTCAAAAACTCCGTCGCCTATGGATTGAAGCTTGGCTACTTTCCCGGTGAGAGTTGGGTCGGCCTGGAAGCAGAGGCCTTTCATACCACTCCCCACATCAAGAATCTGGATGACATCCCCGGAGCCCATTTTCGAGTCACGACGGTGGGGTTGAACCTCATCGCACGCTATCCGGGCCGGACCTATCAACCTTACATCGGCATCGGCGGCGGGGTAGCCATCGGCCGAGTGGGTAATTCCCCGACCACGACCAGCGATACGGATACGGCCTCATCGCTGCAACTGTTGGCAGGCCTGCGCGCCTTTGTCACGCCCCGCGTGGCGGTCTTCCCCGAATACAAATACACCGACGCGACGTTTCAATTTAATGGGGCCTTCGGGTCGGTCGGCGGATTTCAGGCGGACTATGCCGCCCAGCACCTCATGTTCGGCATGTCGTACCATTTCTGA
- a CDS encoding Slp family lipoprotein, producing the protein MNRWCLTMAGLLAGLLLGGCAESEHQVRKDAALIGIPPELEQRIDSTVPFAALRASPSDYVGRVVALGGIVVKSKLTKEQTEVEVLQLPTSDGTLQTKQRMRSEGRFLAVKKEFLDPATLEPGTPVTIVGEVTGSTVRRLDETEYLYPVIEIKHLTDWSEELSNRSARTAYGGGYPPYYWTPWYWGSPYGYAPYYSPYWGFYPPFFGSRPIAPPPPPPPPEQIPPQFRK; encoded by the coding sequence ATGAACCGGTGGTGCCTCACGATGGCTGGTCTCCTGGCGGGTCTGTTGCTCGGCGGTTGCGCCGAATCAGAGCACCAGGTGCGAAAGGACGCCGCGCTCATCGGCATTCCGCCTGAATTGGAACAGCGGATCGATTCCACGGTTCCATTTGCTGCGTTGCGGGCTTCTCCTTCCGACTATGTCGGGCGCGTCGTGGCGCTCGGCGGGATCGTGGTCAAATCGAAGCTGACGAAGGAGCAGACCGAGGTGGAGGTCTTGCAACTGCCCACCTCGGACGGGACGTTGCAGACCAAGCAGCGGATGCGGTCGGAAGGGCGGTTCCTGGCGGTGAAGAAGGAATTCCTGGATCCGGCGACGCTCGAACCGGGCACGCCTGTGACGATAGTCGGAGAGGTCACCGGTTCGACGGTTCGGCGGCTGGATGAGACCGAATATCTCTACCCGGTCATCGAGATCAAGCACCTGACCGATTGGAGCGAGGAGCTCTCCAACCGGTCGGCGCGGACTGCCTATGGCGGCGGCTATCCACCCTATTATTGGACGCCCTGGTATTGGGGGTCGCCCTATGGCTACGCGCCGTATTACAGCCCCTACTGGGGCTTCTATCCTCCGTTCTTCGGCTCTCGTCCTATTGCGCCACCGCCTCCGCCGCCTCCCCCGGAACAGATTCCGCCGCAGTTCAGGAAATAA